A genomic stretch from Aedes albopictus strain Foshan chromosome 2, AalbF5, whole genome shotgun sequence includes:
- the LOC134287773 gene encoding uncharacterized protein K02A2.6-like produces the protein MADGGSDRDGQNGVDPAGVYNQRQLNQPIIPATSTTTTVHPQQQQQQIFVPVMTTHQQQQPFIPVSSAQQQQQFPTFPPHQTQAPQVSTDVFMQLVHMVQQSITQSQMQHQQMMAQMMKQQQQSDDERRQFYRSISSSINVQVPPNPEQILDSLASNIKEFRYEAESNATFAAWYSRYDDLFEKDAARLDDEAKVRLLMRKLGLSEHERYVSYILPKLPKEFSFAQTVVKLKSLFGAKESVISRRYRCLQIAKNPTEDHVAFACRVNKACVEFELGKLTEEQFKCLVYVCGLKSENDVEIRTRLLTKIEDNNDVTLEQLSEECQRLFNLKHDSAMIESQAPYSEVQAVRKFGGKRFGKHDRESPRRFSSDAVQRPSYACWLCGALHYARDCSYRKHKCSDCGQVGHREGYCESAKYRRPGSKKKKKGVSTKVVVVDVCSVQQRRRFVSVGLSGTDIRLQLDTASDITVISRESWKKLGSPALSASTVKAKTASGNILSLDGEFECDVTIGESTQRALIRVTENKLHLLGADLVDVFNLWSVPMDSFCCHVSGSPTTTAALKSSFPNVFNEQLGLCSKTKVKLELKESVRPVFCPKRPVAYAMYDAVDQELDRLEKLNIITPVEYSEWAAPIVVVRKANGTIRICGDYSTGLNAALQPNQYPLPLPDDIFAKLANCKYFSQIDLSDAFLQVEVDEQCRKLLTINTHRGLYSYNRLPPGVKVAPGAFQQITDTMLAGLECTSGYLDDVIIGGRTEEEHDRNLRAALKRIQDFGFTIRPEKCTFRKQQVQYVGHVVDSRGLRPDPAKIEAITKLPPPTDVSGVRSFLGAINYYGKFVPNMRKLRYPLDNLLKTEAKFQWTPECQKAFEHFKKILSSDLLLTHYDPKREIIVSADASSVGLGATISHKFPDGTIKVVQHASRALTKAEQGYSQPDREGLAIIFAVTKFHKMLFGRHFRLQTDHQPLLRIFGSKKGIPVYTANRLQRFALHLLLYDFEIEYVPTHKFGNADLLSRLINQHVKPEEDYVIASLNLEEDLRSVVTNTVKVLPLNFRAVAQSTQADPLLRKVYHHIQHGWPESKLSGSDIQRFQARKESLSVVDGCIMFAERLVIPSLLRKRCLEQLHRGHPGMQRMKALARSYVYWPSLDADIVNFVKACQQCASVARSPPHSPPVPWPKPTAPWQRVHVDYAGPIEGEYYLIAVDAFSKWPEIIQTTRITSAVTITILRGLFARLGMPVTLVSDNGTQFTSAEFADFCASNGIEHLTTAPFHPQSNGQAERFVDTFKRAVKKIREGRGSIQQALDIFLLTYRSTPNRALPDQKSPSEVMFGRKIRTCLELLRPPPVRTPVQPSDDKKPRSFCRNDTVYAKLYGRNGWKWVPGTVVEKIGDVMYNVWVEDHRMLRSHINQLRSRQAAGTTPKQPVRQAAYSQHSLPLDILLGAWNLPSRLSGTPTPSLVPSASASSPTLGPVSSPEPTLLGSPPARASSTPRHEAPATPSMSSSGTTSTSTEFESAVEVEPVVDLPRRSSRTRRPPVRFDPYHLY, from the coding sequence ATGGCCGACGGTGGTAGTGATCGCGACGGGCAAAATGGTGTTGACCCCGCGGGAGTGTATAATCAACGGCAATTAAATCAGCCGATTATCCccgcgacgtcgacgacgacgacggtccacccgcagcagcagcagcagcagatatTTGTGCCCGTTATGACGacacaccagcagcagcagccgttCATTCCAGTTTCTTCggctcagcagcagcagcagttcccAACCTTCCCACCCCACCAAACGCAAGCGCCGCAGGTTAGTACCGATGTTTTCATGCAACTTGTGCATATGGTGCAGCAGTCGATTACCCAGAGCCAGATGCAGCATCAACAGATGATGGCTCAAATgatgaagcagcagcagcagtccgaCGACGAACGAAGACAGTTCTATCGCAGCATCTCTTCGTCGATCAACGTTCAAGTACCACCGAACCCGGAACAGATCCTTGACTCCTTGGCCAGCAATATCAAGGAATTCCGGTATGAGGCCGAAAGCAACGCTACTTTCGCGGCCTGGTACTCTCGATACGACGACCTTTTCGAGAAGGATGCTGCAAGGTTGGACGACGAGGCGAAAGTTCGCCTGCTTATGCGAAAATTGGGTTTATCGGAGCATGAACGGTACGTGAGCTATATTCTCCCGAAACTTCCAAAGGAGTTTAGTTTCGCACAGACAGTTGTCAAGCTCAAGAGCCTGTTTGGAGCGAAAGAGTCGGTTATCAGCCGTCGATACCGGTGCCTGCAGATCGCGAAGAACCCCACTGAGGATCATGTGGCGTTCGCGTGCAGGGTGAACAAGGCTTGCGTGGAGTTTGAACTGGGGAAACTCACCGAGGAGCAGTTCAAGTGCTTAGTGTACGTGTGTGGCCTGAAATCGGAGAACGACGTCGAGATTCGCACTCGTCTCCTCACGAAAATCGAGGACAACAACGACGTCACGTTGGAGCAGCTCTCCGAAGAGTGCCAGCGCTTATTCAATCTGAAGCACGACAGCGCGATGATTGAATCTCAGGCCCCGTACAGCGAAGTACAAGCGGTGAGGAAGTTTGGTGGGAAGCGGTTCGGTAAGCATGACCGGGAGTCTCCAAGACGTTTTTCCAGTGACGCCGTCCAGAGACCAAGCTACGCGTGTTGGCTCTGCGGTGCATTACACTACGCCCGGGATTGCAGCTACAGGAAGCATAAGTGTTCCGACTGTGGCCAAGTTGGACACCGTGAAGGCTATTGTGAAAGTGCAAAGTACCGAAGACCCGgaagcaagaagaagaagaaaggagtCTCGACCAAGGTGGTGGTTGTCGACGTGTGCAGCGTGCAGCAACGGCGCAGATTTGTCTCCGTTGGCCTATCCGGAACGGACATCCGGCTGCAACTCGACACCGCCTCGGACATCACCGTAATCAGCAGGGAAAGTTGGAAGAAGCTTGGCAGCCCTGCACTATCGGCCTCAACGGTGAAAGCGAAAACAGCGTCCGGCAACATCTTGTCACTCGATGGGGAATTCGAGTGCGACGTCACCATCGGCGAAAGCACACAGCGTGCGTTGATCCGTGTCACCGAGAACAAACTCCATCTACTCGGTGCGGATCTGGTGGACGTCTTTAATCTCTGGTCCGTGCCCATGGACAGTTTCTGTTGCCACGTGTCGGGTTCTCCTACGACGACCGCTGCACTCAAGTCTTCTTTCCCCAACGTTTTCAACGAGCAGCTCGGCTTGTGCAGCAAAACGAAAGTGAAGTTGGAGCTGAAAGAAAGTGTTCGACCCGTATTCTGCCCGAAGCGTCCGGTTGCGTACGCGATGTACGACGCCGTGGACCAAGAGCTCGACCGGCTGGAGAAGCTGAATATCATCACTCCGGTCGAATATTCGGAGTGGGCAGCTCCGATCGTCGTCGTCCGCAAAGCCAATGGCACCATCCGAATTTGCGGAGACTATTCCACGGGGTTGAATGCTGCTCTCCAACCAAATCAGTACCCACTTCCACTGCCCGACGACATCTTCGCCAAGCTGGCTAACTGTAAGTACTTCAGCCAGATCGATTTGTCCGACGCCTTCTTGCAGGTGGAAGTTGACGAGCAGTGCCGTAAGTTGCTCACCATAAATACGCATCGTGGCCTCTATTCCTACAACCGCCTCCCGCCGGGTGTGAAGGTCGCACCTGGGGCATTCCAGCAGATCACCGATACCATGCTAGCCGGTCTGGAGTGCACTTCCGGATATCTTGACGATGTCATCATCGGCGGTCGGACTGAAGAGGAGCACGATCGTAATTTGCGGGCTGCCCTGAAGCGAATCCAGGATTTCGGCTTCACCATCCGACCCGAAAAGTGCACGTTCCGCAAGCAGCAAGTGCAGTACGTGGGTCATGTTGTCGACAGTCGCGGGCTACGTCCGGATCCGGCCAAAATCGAGGCGATCACCAAGCTACCGCCGCCTACCGATGTATCCGGAGTGCGATCCTTCCTTGGGGCCATCAACTATTATGGCAAGTTCGTCCCCAACATGCGAAAGCTTCGCTACCCGCTCGACAATCTGCTGAAGACTGAAGCGAAGTTCCAATGGACCCCGGAGTGCCAGAAAGCGTTCGAGCACTTCAAGAAGATTCTCTCCTCGGATCTGCTGCTCACTCACTACGATCCGAAGCGGGAGATCATCGTTTCTGCCGACGCGTCATCCGTTGGGCTTGGGGCGACCATCAGCCACAAGTTCCCCGACGGCACCATCAAAGTCGTGCAGCACGCGTCAAGGGCACTCACGAAGGCAGAGCAGGGCTACAGCCAGCCGGACCGCGAGGGTTTGGCCATTATTTTCGCCGTAACGAAGTTTCATAAGATGCTCTTCGGACGGCACTTCCGGCTGCAAACCGACCACCAGCCTCTGCTCCGGATCTTCGGCTCCAAGAAGGGAATACCGGTCTACACGGCAAACCGGTTGCAACGTTTCGCCCTTCATCTGCTTCTCTACGATTTCGAGATCGAGTACGTGCCCACCCACAAGTTCGGCAATGCGGACCTGCTTTCCCGGTTGATCAACCAGCACGTCAAACCCGAAGAGGACTACGTCATCGCGAGCCTCAACCTGGAAGAGGATCTCAGGTCAGTTGTAACTAATACAGTTAAAGTGTTGCCTCTCAATTTCAGAGCCGTCGCGCAAAGCACCCAAGCAGACCCGCTGCTCCGGAAAGTCTACCACCACATCCAACACGGTTGGCCCGAATCCAAACTCTCGGGTTCCGACATCCAACGGTTCCAAGCACGCAAGGAATCGCTCTCGGTGGTAGATGGGTGCATCATGTTTGCCGAACGGCTCGTCATCCCGTCGCTGCTCCGCAAGCGATGCCTCGAACAGCTTCATCGTGGTCATCCCGGCATGCAGCGTATGAAAGCCCTCGCCCGAAGCTACGTGTACTGGCCCAGCTTGGATGCCGACATCGTCAATTTCGTCAAGGCATGCCAACAGTGTGCGTCCGTAGCCAGATCGCCTCCTCACTCTCCACCGGTGCCGTGGCCCAAGCCGACCGCTCCCTGGCAGCGCGTCCACGTCGACTACGCCGGCCCGATTGAAGGCGAGTACTATTTGATCGCCGTCGACGCCTTCTCCAAGTGGCCAGAGATCATCCAAACGACCCGAATCACCTCAGCGGTGACGATTACCATTCTCCGTGGGTTGTTTGCTCGGCTGGGTATGCCCGTAACACTAGTCAGCGACAACGGTACCCAGTTCACGAGCGCCGAGTTCGCCGATTTCTGCGCCTCCAACGGCATCGAGCACCTCACGACGGCCCCGTTCCATCCACAGTCGAATGGCCAAGCGGAGCGATTCGTGGACACCTTCAAGCGGGCCGTGAAGAAGATTCGAGAGGGGAGAGGATCGATACAGCAAGCACTGGACATCTTCTTGCTGACGTACCGAAGCACGCCCAACCGGGCGCTACCTGACCAGAAGTCGCCATCCGAGGTCATGTTCGGGCGCAAAATCCGTACGTGTCTCGAGCTTCTGCGTCCTCCACCGGTACGAACACCAGTGCAACCGTCCGACGACAAGAAACCTAGATCGTTCTGCCGGAACGACACCGTCTACGCCAAGCTCTACGGCCGAAACGGTTGGAAATGGGTTCCCGGCACAGTCGTCGAGAAAATCGGAGACGTTATGTACAACGTGTGGGTTGAAGATCACCGAATGCTGCGCTCCCATATCAATCAGCTCCGGAGTCGCCAAGCTGCTGGCACGACACCGAAGCAACCCGTCAGGCAGGCCGCCTACAGCCAACATTCGTTGCCGCTCGACATCCTGTTGGGTGCCTGGAATCTCCCAAGTCGACTATCAGGCACGCCGACACCGTCGCTTGTCCCGAGCGCCTCTGCATCGTCACCTACGTTGGGACCAGTCTCCAGTCCAGAGCCTACCCTGCTAGGTTCTCCGCCGGCCCGTGCGTCGTCTACGCCACGGCACGAGGCCCCGGCGACTCCGTCCATGTCATCGTCAGGTACAACGTCAACATCTACCGAATTCGAATCCGCTGTCGAAGTTGAACCGGTGGTAGATCTCCCTAGGCGTTCTTCACGGACTCGAAGACCGCCAGTCAGGTTCGACCCCTACCACCTCTATTAA
- the LOC115258685 gene encoding protein D2: MSISRLQSCSTLARGLLSSTSIRLFASSVAKSMDKHQVVPDVVPVAPAEVAKVSYASGAVVDQGNVLTPTQVKDVPKVEWNADSAALYTLCMTDPDAPSRKEPTYREWHHWLVGNIPGADVAKGETLSEYVGSGPPQGTGLHRYVFLVYKQNGKLAFDEPRLTNRSGDNRGGFSIRKFADKYNLGNPVAGNLYQAEWDDYVPLLYKQLGA, encoded by the coding sequence ATGTCAATCAGCCGGCTGCAATCGTGCTCAACACTAGCTCGAGGACTACTATCTTCAACTTCGATCCGTTTGTTCGCTTCGTCCGTGGCCAAAAGTATGGATAAACACCAGGTTGTTCCGGATGTTGTTCCGGTGGCTCCCGCCGAAGTCGCTAAGGTGAGTTACGCAAGCGGTGCCGTCGTCGACCAGGGGAACGTGCTGACTCCGACCCAGGTGAAGGATGTACCGAAGGTGGAATGGAACGCGGACAGTGCCGCCCTCTATACCCTGTGCATGACCGATCCGGACGCACCGAGCCGCAAGGAACCGACCTACCGCGAGTGGCACCACTGGCTGGTGGGAAACATCCCCGGAGCGGATGTGGCCAAGGGCGAAACCCTGTCGGAGTACGTCGGATCCGGACCGCCGCAGGGCACCGGCCTGCATCGGTACGTGTTTTTGGTGTACAAACAGAACGGCAAGCTGGCCTTCGACGAGCCCCGCCTGACCAACCGCAGCGGAGACAACCGTGGAGGATTCTCCATCCGGAAGTTTGCGGACAAGTACAACCTGGGCAATCCGGTGGCCGGAAACTTGTATCAAGCCGAATGGGACGATTATGTTCCGCTGCTGTACAAGCAGCTTGGCGCTTGA
- the LOC109426098 gene encoding uncharacterized protein LOC109426098, whose amino-acid sequence MGSPKHPIGAAKIFETIHKTMKIGRQVSIHKHHEDRKMCVKERFNYELAETRTTSEIPARSEKRNAYEQVDKKRIARNVRGKETEVEATERTEQQPRRRKQVG is encoded by the exons ATGGGAAGTCCGAAACACCCCATCGGTGCTGCAAAAA TTTTCGAAACTATCCATAAAACCATGAAGATCGGCCGCCAGGTGTCGATCCACAAGCACCACGAGGACCGGAAGATGTGCGTCAAAGAGCGCTTCAATTATGAACTAGCTGAAACGCGAACAACATCGGAGATTCCGGCCAGAAGCGAGAAGCGCAATGCCTATGAACAGGTGGACAAGAAGCGCATAGCTCGGAATGTTCGCGGGAAGGAAACAGAAGTGGAAGCTACGGAAAGGACTGAGCAGCAACCACGACGCCGGAAACAAGTTGGATGA